The genomic stretch GGCCGCATCCAGGCCGTGCGCGGCCAGGGGCTGCTGCTGGGCGTGGAGCTGGATCGCGAGGTGGCGCCCGTCATCGCCCAGCTGCGTGGGGAGGGGCTGCTGGTGAATGCCGCCGGCGACCGCACGCTGCGCTTCGCGCCGCCCTTCATCGTCACCGTGCGCGAGCTGGACGAAGGCCTGTCCATCCTCGAGCGCGTGCTCGCCGCCAACTGACCGGCGCGGCCGCGTTCCACCGCATGGGGGAAGGGTTCACGGGCGTTTGACGCCCTGCGTCCGGAACCCTAGTCTGGAAACTCCGGAAGTCTTTCCTCGGACCGCCACTGTGAGTGCGCCAAACACGATCATCGGGCTGGGGGCCCTGACGGATCACATTGCCACGGTGCCCCAACTGGATGCAGCGCGTCTCCAGCTCACCGCGGAAGAGGGCTCGGTGCTCCAGCTCGTGGGGCGCGTGGAGCGCATCGACCAGGTGCTGGCGCGCTCCAAGCTGGGCGAGCCGCGCACCATCGCCGTGCTGCTGGCGCTGCGAGCCAAGGGCGCCATCGTCCCCGCCCGGGTGGTGCCCCGGGGCGCGCCCGCGCCCGTGGTGGACGCGGCCATGGCCGAGCAGGTGGACCTGGAGCCGGAGCGGAAGAAGGAGATCATCGAGCTGGAGCGCTCGCTCGACGCGATGGACCACTTCGCCGTGCTGGGGCTGAAGCCCGGGGCTCCGGCGTCGGAGGTAAAGCAGGCGTACTACAACGCCTCGCGCCGCTTCCATCCGGACCGCTACTTCGGAAAGAACCTGGGCAGCTTCCGCGCCCGCATGGAGCGCATCTTCCGGCGCCTCACGGACGCGCACAACGTGCTCATGCAGCCCGACAAGCGCGAGGCCTACCTGCGCGCGAATCCGGCACTGGCTCAGGCCGAACGCGCCGCCGCGCCGCCGCCCCCCTCCGCGCCGCCTCCGTCCGCGCCTGCGCAGCAACTGCTGACGCCAGAGCCGCCGCCGGTGCATCAGGTTTCATCGCTACCCCCGGCGCCCCGTCCGCCCGTGGCGTCCAGCGGGCCTTCATCCATTCCTCCGCCGTCGCGTCCGCTGGCGCCACCGCCGGATGATGGCGCGTCCGAGGCGCGCCGGGCGGAGCGGCAGGCCCGGTTGGCCCGGCATCCCTACCTGGCCCGCACGGGCCGGCTGGCCGAGTTGATTGCCCGGGGCAAGGCCGCCATCGCCAGTGGCGACTGGGAGCGGGCCTATCACGACTTCCATCAGGTCCAGACGATGGACCCGAAGAACCGCGAAGTCGCGCTTCTCCTGGTCAAGGCGCGCCGGGGGCATGACTCGCAGCGGGCGACCATCGAAGTCGCTCGAGGGCGGGAGATGGAACAGCACGGTGACACGCATGGCGCCATGTCGGCCTACCGGCTCGCTTGCTCCCTGGACGACCAGAACGCCGAGGCCGCCTGGCGCTGCGCCCGCCTGGGGCACCTGCTGGGGCAGGATGCCGCCGAAAGCCGAGGGCTGGCGCAGCGCGCCGTGGATCTGGACCCCGGCAAAGTCGAGCACCAACTGATGCTGGGAAAGGTGCTGTTGGACACCGGATCGAAGAAACTCGCGAAGCGGGCCTTCGAGGATGCGGCGAAGCTGGCCCCGGACAACGC from Myxococcus xanthus encodes the following:
- a CDS encoding J domain-containing protein, which codes for MSAPNTIIGLGALTDHIATVPQLDAARLQLTAEEGSVLQLVGRVERIDQVLARSKLGEPRTIAVLLALRAKGAIVPARVVPRGAPAPVVDAAMAEQVDLEPERKKEIIELERSLDAMDHFAVLGLKPGAPASEVKQAYYNASRRFHPDRYFGKNLGSFRARMERIFRRLTDAHNVLMQPDKREAYLRANPALAQAERAAAPPPPSAPPPSAPAQQLLTPEPPPVHQVSSLPPAPRPPVASSGPSSIPPPSRPLAPPPDDGASEARRAERQARLARHPYLARTGRLAELIARGKAAIASGDWERAYHDFHQVQTMDPKNREVALLLVKARRGHDSQRATIEVARGREMEQHGDTHGAMSAYRLACSLDDQNAEAAWRCARLGHLLGQDAAESRGLAQRAVDLDPGKVEHQLMLGKVLLDTGSKKLAKRAFEDAAKLAPDNAEAKAALKKLRWTF